The sequence ATAATTTAATAAATTCTGGAGCCCACACAAGAATTTTTAAATGAGTTCTAACAATATGAATAATTCTTAAGAATCATATTTTGCTGACAAGTTCCTGTGATGGAGCCGCACAGAATTTGCGAAAAGAAATGACATTGGCCTAtcttcaaggtcaaaggggtttTCAAACCACTTCTTCTCACAAAACCAAACTTCCTAGAATCATAATTGGCTGGTAGGTTCCTGGAATGGAGCGACACAAAGACTGCGAAAAGAGATGACATTGACATTGCACAAAGCAGACATACaactatataactgataactgacattcaaatgacttcttctggTTAAGAACAAAAAGCCAAGCAATCATGATATTTAGTTGGTAGGTTCTATGATGAAGCCCCACAAAGATTACATAACCAAATAACCTTAAAccttattcaaggtcacacaagTCAAATTGTTTAAACATATGAAGAACTTCTTCAGATTACatgacaagagatcccagagggatcttggcgcccaccattgaatgatctctataggttccatgtcggattgatcttctctctatttgtcccttcctcttactaatctgtatatTTGAAAAACATCCCtgcagtacttttcaaacaaggggaacctatacatgtatatgaaatttgaaatttatcgataatgactgtctgttggccatgttgttttacgattggttccaaaatgcaatacgagagaccaagggcaacctacatatgcaatttgagaaagatcccttcagcactttctgagaaatagcgataacaaacttcatttgtcaaaatctaagatggctgcctgtcggccatgttgtttttccgattggtctcaaaatgcaatatgcataactagggaccaagggcaacctacatctgaaatttgagaaagatccctttggtactttccgagaaatagcgataacaaacttcaattgtcaaaatccaggatggctgcctgtcggccatgttgttttccagttggtctcaaaatgcaatatgcataacaagggaccaaggggaacctacatatgaaatttgagaaagatccctttagtactgAGAAATAGCactaacaaaaattgtttacagatggcAGGACAGACGGACGGAAGGAGGACAGACCACAGAtacagggcgatttgaatagcctaccatctgatgatggtgggctaaaaaaccTGGAATGATTGAATCTTTTGATTGAACTGAAAGGTAGTGAATCAACAGCAatgcaggcccattgggcctcttgttataacATGAAGTCAAAATCTGGTAATAATTGggtttattttaaaacattttcaatcaatttacaaacatgttgtacaataatttcaatatagatgtattataattttataacatGATATTTAGCTTTTCTTACACGACATTTAATACCACTGAGCAGAGAGACTGTCTTTGATGTCATGTTTTGTGTCTCGCTTTGATCGCGTGACAATGGAGGCCTCCCCTTTCTTCCTGATACGGCGGGCGTGTAATTTCTCATGCTTCTGTTTGAGTTGTCTCTTCATCTTCTCTTTGACCAATTGAGGATCCAGGGAGGAGGCACTGCTGGACACACTGAGAGAGCTGTGCTGTCTTGTCAAGTGAGTGTTGGTTTTCTCCATACTTTCCTCATTTCTGAAAGGTTTGTATGCTCTGTTAAAACCACTTAAATCCTCTAACAGTTCATCCTCACTTAACTCCTCATCAGAAAGCCTATTGTTTACCTCACGGTCAGCTGAATTCTCAAGTCTGTCGTCTACCTCACGGTCAGCTGAATTCTCGACTCTGTCGTCTACCTCACGGTCAGCTGAATTCTTGAGTCTGTCATCTACCTCACGGTCAGCTGATGCCTCGTTTGTTTCAGACACATTATCTGTTGGACATTCTTCCTCACACTTCACACATGAGGAGTCTGTTACATTGTCACTACATGTTGTTGTGTTAGCTTGTACAGTTTCCATATCTTCATCTTCATCCACATCTTCATCTTCATCATCgatttcattttcatcatcgTCATCTTCATCTGCTGCAATCTCTGAAGACTCGGGTCCTTTAAGGATGTTCAGTTCGTCAGCAGCCTAAATAGAAATGTTAGAAATTAGAAACTGTACATTACTTATGGTGAAACAGATAAATATCTCCCAAACATATGGCACAGCGGAGCAGTTACTGATCAGAGTGTGATGAGCatatcttatttatataatacaaaacttaatgagtatgaaattaCCTCAGTTATACTGATAGTTGTATTTTCCTTGACATGAAAGCTAatcagaaaaatgaaaaaaacccattagatttaaacaaaatgtcacTCATCAAATGGATTGAAAGTACATTTCTCCATATCCATATCTGAGTAATTTAACACCAATGGCCACCATTCGAGGCTTTACGAAGCCACATAGCGACTTCACACCCTGTTGTCCTGTTCATATTTTACACTGCTCTCATATGGTTCTACATTGTAGGAGGAGTAATATTTACCTCGTCAAATGTACTGGCCATTTCCTTTGTAAATCCGCTAGCCGACACCTCAACATCAAGGTTATCATCTCGTCTACAACACAAAAATGACACGAGTGATTAAAACATTACCATTAGTGCGTACCTATTCATATTTGTAACACTGAGTTTTAAGGTCGATGGGTAAGGCCAACAAGCTTATGCTGTGGCCCCTGGTTCTTAGTGGGAGGTTGTGTGAAGgata is a genomic window of Pecten maximus unplaced genomic scaffold, xPecMax1.1, whole genome shotgun sequence containing:
- the LOC117320348 gene encoding serine/threonine-protein kinase RIO2-like encodes the protein MASTFDEAADELNILKGPESSEIAADEDDDDENEIDDEDEDVDEDEDMETVQANTTTCSDNVTDSSCVKCEEECPTDNVSETNEASADREVDDRLKNSADREVDDRVENSADREVDDRLENSADREVNNRLSDEELSEDELLEDLSGFNRAYKPFRNEESMEKTNTHLTRQHSSLSVSSSASSLDPQLVKEKMKRQLKQKHEKLHARRIRKKGEASIVTRSKRDTKHDIKDSLSAQWY